A single window of Nocardia sp. NBC_01327 DNA harbors:
- a CDS encoding MFS transporter produces MTESDPRVRPGRLLTVLCAGMFLVLLDVTIVNVALPSIGHQLHADSATLQWVVDGYAVAIGGLLLAGGTLGDRFGHRRILLIGFAVFGAASLICALAPTIGVLIGGRVLQGIGGALLLPSTMAALVDAFPDRAAQAKALGTWAAISSLALPAGPLLGGLLVSGLGWRPVFWINVPLIVLALVAIPVVVPARPADRQAGGIDIVGLTGFVVGLSGLVFTVISAGHHSNPTLSAVSALVTVAALGIALRSARHSAHPILPWDLLRRRDFLSPNVVALTMNLVFNGLLFVSMLYLQDVLHYSPFAAGCAVLPLAVPLVALAPVSGRLTARRGPRTAIALGCGAAVLGSLLLTQVRPSSGIGWLLAGFALLGVGAGLVTTSVVAAVVRATPSDRSGLATGVSNTARQIGTACGVALFGAIAGAPGTPGFLHAIPVLAVVAAVLWAVAFAVTLNGIGRRHGSADGVSPVRGTRVPPVE; encoded by the coding sequence ATGACAGAATCCGACCCGAGGGTGCGGCCCGGACGGCTGCTGACGGTGCTGTGCGCCGGCATGTTCCTGGTCCTGCTGGACGTGACCATTGTGAACGTGGCCCTGCCGAGCATCGGCCATCAACTACACGCGGACTCCGCCACGCTGCAGTGGGTGGTGGACGGCTATGCGGTCGCCATCGGTGGTCTGCTGCTGGCGGGCGGCACTCTCGGCGACCGCTTCGGACATCGCCGCATCCTGCTGATCGGATTCGCGGTGTTCGGGGCCGCCTCGCTGATCTGCGCACTGGCACCCACAATCGGGGTGCTGATCGGCGGGCGGGTGCTGCAGGGCATCGGCGGCGCCCTGCTGCTGCCCAGCACCATGGCGGCGCTGGTCGACGCGTTCCCGGATCGGGCCGCACAGGCGAAGGCGCTGGGGACCTGGGCCGCCATCTCGTCGCTGGCGCTGCCCGCGGGTCCGCTGCTGGGCGGACTGCTGGTCAGCGGGCTGGGCTGGCGGCCGGTGTTCTGGATCAATGTGCCGCTGATCGTCCTTGCGCTGGTGGCGATTCCGGTCGTGGTGCCCGCGCGGCCCGCCGATCGGCAGGCGGGCGGGATCGATATCGTCGGATTGACGGGATTTGTCGTGGGTCTGAGCGGGCTGGTGTTCACGGTCATCTCGGCCGGACACCATTCGAATCCGACGCTCTCGGCGGTCTCGGCGCTCGTGACGGTGGCCGCGCTCGGTATCGCGCTGCGGTCGGCGCGGCACAGTGCGCATCCGATCCTGCCGTGGGATCTGTTGCGGCGCAGAGACTTTCTGAGTCCGAATGTCGTGGCGCTGACCATGAATCTGGTCTTCAACGGGCTGCTGTTCGTCAGCATGCTGTATCTGCAGGATGTGCTGCACTATTCGCCGTTCGCGGCGGGGTGTGCGGTGCTGCCGCTCGCCGTTCCGCTGGTCGCGCTGGCCCCGGTGTCCGGGCGTCTCACCGCGCGGCGCGGGCCCCGCACCGCCATCGCCCTCGGCTGCGGTGCGGCCGTACTGGGTTCGCTGCTGCTGACGCAGGTCCGTCCGTCCTCCGGAATCGGCTGGCTGCTGGCCGGATTCGCGCTGCTCGGTGTCGGTGCGGGGCTGGTGACCACCTCGGTGGTCGCGGCCGTCGTCCGTGCCACGCCGTCGGACCGGTCCGGTTTGGCGACGGGCGTGTCGAATACCGCTCGGCAGATCGGAACCGCCTGTGGCGTAGCGCTTTTCGGCGCCATCGCCGGAGCGCCGGGCACGCCCGGTTTTCTGCACGCGATCCCCGTGCTCGCGGTTGTCGCCGCGGTGCTCTGGGCGGTGGCATTCGCCGTGACGCTCAATGGGATCGGACGGCGACACGGCTCGGCGGACGGCGTGTCCCCCGTACGAGGGACCCGAGTTCCCCCTGTGGAGTGA
- a CDS encoding ArsR/SmtB family transcription factor, protein MNAQTAALGFADIAGVGELLADASRARVLMALLDGRALPASVLAAEAGVSASTASAHLSRLVAGGLLTVEPSGRHRYYRLAGPEVATVLEAVAALAPIRPVRSLRESTRAAAMRSARSCYDHLAGKLGVAVTAALLERNALTRNDGGVHTERAPSDPIAAPLHEHPYELGPAAEPIFTELGVDLNQLRSRRRPLLRFCVDWSEQQHHLGGALGAAVLTRMESAEWLERHSSRRALKITPAGTRALDRILGVGIE, encoded by the coding sequence ATGAACGCACAGACTGCTGCACTCGGCTTCGCCGATATCGCCGGTGTGGGCGAGCTACTGGCCGATGCCAGCCGCGCCCGGGTCCTGATGGCCCTGCTCGACGGCCGCGCACTGCCCGCCTCGGTGCTGGCCGCGGAGGCCGGCGTCTCGGCGTCCACGGCCAGCGCGCATCTGTCCCGGCTCGTCGCGGGCGGGCTGCTCACCGTGGAGCCGTCGGGGCGTCATCGCTACTACCGGCTGGCCGGACCCGAGGTCGCGACGGTCCTGGAGGCGGTGGCCGCGCTCGCGCCCATCCGCCCGGTGCGCTCGCTGCGCGAATCGACCCGCGCCGCCGCCATGCGCAGCGCCCGCAGCTGCTACGACCACCTGGCCGGAAAACTGGGCGTCGCCGTCACCGCCGCACTGCTCGAGCGAAATGCGCTGACCCGCAATGACGGTGGCGTGCACACCGAACGCGCACCGTCCGACCCGATCGCCGCGCCCCTGCACGAGCACCCGTACGAACTGGGCCCGGCCGCCGAGCCGATATTCACCGAACTCGGCGTCGATCTGAACCAATTGCGTTCCCGCCGTAGGCCACTGCTGCGTTTCTGCGTCGACTGGAGCGAACAGCAGCATCATCTGGGCGGCGCACTCGGCGCGGCCGTGCTGACCCGCATGGAATCCGCCGAATGGCTGGAGCGCCACAGTTCCCGGCGGGCACTGAAGATCACGCCCGCCGGGACCCGGGCGCTCGACCGGATCCTCGGCGTCGGCATCGAATGA
- a CDS encoding acyl-CoA synthetase, with protein sequence MYLTQGLHRAVQQNPDGIMTIDGDRTRTFREVADRVARLAGALRALGVGDGDRVAMLGLNSDRYSEYLLAVPWANAVLNPVNIRWSVPEIVYSFEDSGTTVLFVDDAFAAALPAIQQGSPAVATIIHCGNGPAPEGTLSYEDLIANSAPIEDARRGGDELAGIFYTGGTTGFPKGVMLSHANMYASALGSIASGYLFKPGGTYLHTAPMFHLADLAGWMAEVLLGGTHVIIPSFDPVSTLNAVAVHRVTDTLLVPVMIQLVVDHPRVGEFDLSSLEAIMYGASPIAQAVLERAMKVFPNASFTQAYGMTEVAPVATLLGPADHAAGLLRSAGRAAPHAEVRIVDPDDIPVPSGTVGEIVVRGDHVMLGYWNKPAETADALRGGWMHTGDGGYMDDRGYLYVVDRIKDMIVSGGENVYSAEVENAVAAHPDVAACAVIGVPDAEWGERVHAVIVCVPGTSVTTEQIREHAKTLIAGYKAPRTVEVVEALPVSGAGKILKRELRKQYWGESDRQVH encoded by the coding sequence ATGTACCTCACGCAGGGCCTGCACCGGGCCGTTCAGCAGAACCCCGACGGGATCATGACCATCGACGGGGACCGGACCCGGACGTTCCGGGAGGTGGCCGATCGAGTTGCCCGGCTGGCCGGAGCCCTGCGCGCACTCGGGGTCGGCGACGGTGATCGGGTCGCGATGCTCGGGCTGAACTCCGATCGCTACAGCGAATATCTGCTGGCGGTGCCGTGGGCGAATGCGGTGCTCAATCCGGTCAATATCCGGTGGAGTGTGCCCGAAATCGTGTACAGCTTCGAGGATTCCGGCACCACCGTGCTGTTCGTCGACGATGCCTTCGCGGCCGCGCTGCCCGCCATTCAGCAGGGCTCCCCCGCAGTGGCGACGATCATCCACTGCGGCAACGGGCCGGCCCCCGAGGGCACGCTGTCCTATGAGGACCTCATCGCGAACTCCGCGCCCATCGAGGACGCGCGGCGCGGTGGTGACGAGCTGGCGGGAATCTTCTACACCGGCGGTACCACCGGATTCCCCAAGGGCGTCATGCTCTCGCACGCGAATATGTACGCCTCGGCACTGGGTTCGATCGCCAGTGGATACCTGTTCAAGCCCGGCGGCACCTACCTGCATACGGCGCCGATGTTCCACCTCGCCGATCTGGCGGGCTGGATGGCCGAGGTGCTGCTCGGCGGCACGCACGTGATCATTCCGTCGTTCGATCCGGTGTCGACCTTGAATGCCGTTGCGGTGCATCGGGTTACCGATACCCTGCTGGTTCCGGTGATGATCCAGCTGGTCGTCGACCATCCCCGGGTGGGCGAGTTCGATCTGTCGAGCCTGGAGGCGATCATGTACGGCGCCTCGCCGATCGCGCAGGCCGTGCTGGAGCGGGCGATGAAGGTGTTCCCCAATGCCAGCTTCACCCAGGCCTACGGCATGACCGAGGTCGCACCCGTCGCGACCCTGCTCGGTCCGGCCGATCATGCTGCGGGACTGCTGCGTTCGGCCGGCCGGGCCGCACCGCATGCGGAGGTCCGCATCGTCGATCCGGACGATATTCCGGTGCCCAGCGGTACGGTCGGCGAGATCGTGGTGCGCGGTGATCATGTGATGCTCGGCTATTGGAACAAGCCCGCGGAGACCGCCGACGCACTGCGTGGCGGCTGGATGCACACCGGTGACGGCGGCTATATGGACGATCGCGGCTACCTGTATGTGGTCGACCGGATCAAGGACATGATCGTCAGCGGCGGCGAGAACGTGTATTCCGCCGAGGTCGAGAATGCCGTTGCCGCACACCCGGATGTGGCCGCCTGCGCGGTGATCGGCGTACCGGATGCGGAGTGGGGCGAGCGGGTGCACGCCGTAATCGTCTGCGTGCCGGGTACTTCGGTCACGACCGAGCAGATCCGTGAACACGCCAAGACACTGATCGCCGGTTACAAGGCTCCGCGCACCGTCGAGGTGGTCGAGGCGCTCCCGGTCTCCGGGGCCGGAAAGATTCTCAAACGCGAACTGCGCAAGCAGTATTGGGGCGAGAGCGACCGGCAGGTGCATTGA
- a CDS encoding lipid-transfer protein, producing MSRRVVVAGVGMIPFTTPSRTEPYDVMGETAARKALADAGVDYSRVQQAYVGYVYGDSTSGQAALYGLGQTGIPIVNVNNNCSTGSSALFLARQAIETGAAECVIALGFEQMMRGALGSMWSDRPTPFGRFDTQTTQLQGWDEQAPMAAQYFGGAGQAYADKYGMDPAVFAQISVKARKHAANNPYAVFRDPVTVEEVLGSPQIFGPLTRLQCCPPTCGAAAAILCSEEFAKANGLNTSVVIKAQAMTTDYESTFTTDMMRVVGYDMAKAAADQVYEAAGVSPSDIRVVELHDCFTANELLTYEGLGLTPEGTAEKFIADGDNTYGGRVVTNPSGGLLSKGHPLGATGLAQCAELVWQLRGQAQARQVEGVNLALQHNIGLGGAAVVTLYEKVS from the coding sequence ATGAGTAGACGCGTAGTGGTGGCGGGTGTCGGGATGATTCCCTTCACCACACCCAGCCGGACCGAGCCGTACGACGTCATGGGCGAGACGGCGGCCCGCAAGGCGCTGGCCGATGCCGGCGTCGACTACAGCCGGGTGCAGCAGGCGTACGTCGGATACGTGTACGGCGACTCCACCTCGGGGCAGGCGGCGCTGTACGGGCTCGGGCAGACCGGGATTCCGATCGTCAATGTCAACAACAACTGCTCGACCGGATCGTCGGCACTGTTCCTGGCCCGCCAGGCGATCGAGACCGGTGCGGCCGAGTGCGTGATCGCGCTCGGCTTCGAGCAGATGATGCGCGGGGCGCTCGGTTCGATGTGGAGCGATCGGCCGACCCCGTTCGGGCGCTTCGACACCCAGACCACGCAATTGCAGGGCTGGGACGAGCAGGCGCCCATGGCCGCGCAGTACTTCGGCGGTGCGGGACAGGCGTACGCCGACAAGTACGGCATGGATCCCGCGGTGTTCGCACAGATCTCGGTGAAGGCGCGCAAGCACGCGGCCAATAACCCGTACGCGGTGTTCCGCGATCCGGTGACCGTCGAGGAGGTGCTGGGCTCACCGCAGATCTTCGGCCCGCTGACCCGACTGCAGTGCTGCCCGCCGACCTGCGGCGCGGCCGCGGCGATCCTGTGCTCCGAGGAGTTCGCGAAGGCCAACGGCCTCAACACTTCCGTGGTCATCAAGGCGCAGGCGATGACGACCGACTACGAGTCGACCTTCACCACCGACATGATGCGGGTGGTCGGCTACGACATGGCCAAGGCCGCCGCCGATCAGGTGTACGAGGCCGCGGGTGTGAGCCCGTCGGACATTCGCGTCGTCGAACTGCACGACTGCTTCACCGCCAATGAACTGCTCACCTACGAGGGCCTGGGTCTCACACCCGAGGGCACCGCGGAGAAGTTCATCGCCGACGGCGACAACACCTACGGCGGCCGGGTGGTGACCAACCCGTCCGGCGGCCTGCTGTCCAAGGGGCACCCGCTGGGCGCGACAGGTCTGGCGCAGTGCGCGGAACTGGTGTGGCAGTTGCGCGGTCAGGCGCAGGCGCGCCAGGTCGAGGGCGTGAACCTGGCTCTGCAGCACAATATCGGGCTCGGCGGCGCGGCCGTCGTCACCCTGTACGAGAAGGTGAGCTGA
- a CDS encoding MaoC family dehydratase N-terminal domain-containing protein — MAIDPAIVGTELPATTLTVDAGRLRFFAKSIGETNPVYTDAEAAKAAGYADLPAPPTFLFSIELENPDPFTFLAEAGVDLRFVLHGEQTFTYHSPAVAGDVLTARPRITDVYSKKGGALEFLVKETAVTRADGSPVADLKSVIVIRNPGAGK; from the coding sequence ATGGCCATCGATCCCGCGATTGTCGGAACCGAGCTTCCGGCAACAACTTTGACCGTCGACGCCGGACGGTTGCGCTTCTTCGCCAAGTCGATCGGCGAGACGAATCCGGTCTACACCGATGCCGAGGCGGCGAAGGCGGCCGGGTATGCGGACCTGCCCGCGCCCCCGACCTTCCTGTTCTCGATCGAACTCGAAAACCCGGACCCGTTCACGTTTCTCGCCGAAGCGGGCGTCGATCTGCGGTTCGTCCTGCACGGCGAGCAGACCTTCACCTATCACTCACCGGCCGTCGCCGGTGACGTGCTGACCGCCCGGCCGCGCATTACCGACGTCTACAGCAAGAAGGGCGGCGCGCTCGAATTCCTGGTCAAGGAAACCGCCGTCACCCGCGCGGACGGGTCGCCGGTCGCGGACCTGAAGTCCGTCATCGTCATCCGGAATCCGGGAGCAGGAAAATGA
- a CDS encoding MaoC/PaaZ C-terminal domain-containing protein, which translates to MTASHTVEVGTELPPLKIQSISRTTLALFAGASGDHNPIHIDLDVAKSAGLADVFAHGMLSMGYLGRLLTDWVPQQSIRSYSVRFAAITPVHGIPTATGRVTAVEEVDGERRATLELAVTLDDGTVTLVGDAVVAL; encoded by the coding sequence ATGACCGCATCACACACCGTCGAGGTAGGTACCGAGCTGCCGCCCTTGAAGATTCAGTCGATCTCGCGCACCACGCTGGCCCTGTTCGCGGGCGCGTCGGGTGACCACAATCCGATTCACATCGATCTCGATGTGGCGAAATCCGCCGGGCTCGCCGATGTCTTCGCGCACGGCATGCTGTCCATGGGCTATCTCGGCCGGTTGCTCACCGATTGGGTTCCGCAGCAGTCGATTCGCTCCTACAGCGTGCGGTTCGCCGCCATTACGCCGGTGCACGGCATCCCGACCGCCACGGGCCGGGTCACCGCCGTCGAGGAGGTCGACGGCGAACGCCGCGCCACCCTCGAACTCGCCGTAACTCTGGACGACGGCACGGTCACCCTCGTCGGTGACGCCGTCGTCGCCCTCTGA
- a CDS encoding SDR family NAD(P)-dependent oxidoreductase has protein sequence MGTLDGKVAIVSGSGRGIGREIALKLASEGAKVVVNDLDADPAKDTVAAIEAAGGQAVSCVGSVTDVDFGERFVQAAVDNFGGLDIIVNNAGYTWDSVIQKMTDEQWDAILDVHLKAPFRILRAAQPVIAAAVKKAKAAGEPVPCRKVVNISSMAGTGGNAGQANYSSAKAGITGLTKTLAKEWGRYNVTVNTVAFGLIKTRLTEAPAGGDSTIDIEGKKLKVGVNPDLLSAMEQMVPLGRAGTPAEAAGAVYLFCLPESNYVSAQTLLCGGGFNI, from the coding sequence ATGGGAACTCTTGATGGCAAGGTCGCCATTGTCTCCGGCTCCGGCCGCGGCATCGGCCGTGAGATCGCACTGAAGCTCGCCTCCGAGGGCGCCAAGGTCGTGGTCAACGACCTCGATGCCGATCCGGCCAAGGACACCGTCGCAGCCATCGAAGCCGCAGGCGGGCAGGCGGTTTCGTGTGTCGGCAGTGTCACCGACGTCGATTTCGGCGAGCGTTTCGTGCAGGCCGCCGTCGACAATTTCGGCGGCCTGGACATCATCGTCAATAACGCCGGCTACACCTGGGATTCGGTCATCCAGAAGATGACCGACGAGCAGTGGGACGCCATTCTTGACGTCCACCTCAAGGCCCCGTTCCGGATTCTGCGCGCCGCACAGCCGGTCATCGCCGCCGCGGTGAAGAAGGCCAAGGCGGCGGGGGAGCCGGTCCCGTGCCGCAAGGTCGTGAACATCTCCTCCATGGCCGGCACCGGAGGCAATGCGGGACAGGCCAATTACTCCTCCGCCAAGGCGGGCATCACCGGCCTGACCAAGACCCTGGCCAAGGAGTGGGGCCGCTACAACGTCACCGTGAACACGGTCGCCTTCGGCCTGATCAAGACCCGGCTCACCGAGGCGCCCGCCGGCGGCGACAGCACCATCGACATCGAGGGCAAGAAGCTCAAGGTCGGCGTGAACCCGGATCTGCTGTCCGCCATGGAGCAGATGGTCCCGCTCGGCCGGGCGGGCACCCCGGCCGAAGCCGCCGGTGCGGTCTACCTGTTCTGCCTTCCCGAATCCAACTACGTCAGCGCGCAGACTCTGCTCTGCGGCGGCGGCTTCAATATCTAG
- a CDS encoding acyl-CoA dehydrogenase family protein, which produces MTTPVYRSPWVDDEITALKDMATKFFDAELLPHHERFAAQKYVDREFWNKAGDLGLLCASIPEEYGGGGGTLAHDFAIFDAQYGLGDTGFGNMVHSGLVAHYLLAYGTEEQKRRWLPGMASGAIVGAIAMTEPGAGSDLKALRTTAVRDGEHYRLNGAKTFISNGKHADLVIVVAKTDPAAGAKGISLLVVETAHAEGYRVGRLLDKVGMKGQDTAELFFDEVRVPVSHRLGDEGAGFGYLMKQLAHERLIVAVCAAAATQAAVRLTVHYTKERQAFGAPLFDMQNTRFELAECATLAQVSRVFVDNCIERHLRGELDGATASMAKAYSTDIQGQVVDRCVQLFGGYGYMLEYPIARMYADARVQRIYAGANEVMKELIARSL; this is translated from the coding sequence GTGACCACCCCTGTGTACCGCTCGCCCTGGGTCGATGACGAGATCACCGCCCTGAAGGATATGGCGACCAAATTCTTCGACGCCGAATTGCTGCCGCACCACGAGCGATTCGCGGCCCAGAAGTACGTCGATCGCGAATTCTGGAACAAGGCGGGCGATCTCGGACTGCTCTGCGCCTCTATTCCGGAGGAGTACGGCGGAGGCGGGGGCACCCTGGCCCACGACTTCGCCATCTTCGACGCCCAATACGGGCTCGGGGACACCGGTTTCGGCAATATGGTGCACAGCGGGCTGGTCGCACACTACCTCCTCGCCTACGGCACCGAGGAGCAGAAGCGGCGCTGGCTGCCCGGTATGGCCAGCGGCGCGATCGTCGGCGCCATCGCCATGACCGAACCCGGCGCGGGCTCGGACCTGAAAGCCCTGCGCACCACCGCGGTTCGCGATGGCGAGCACTACCGGCTCAATGGCGCGAAAACCTTCATCTCCAACGGCAAGCACGCCGATCTGGTGATCGTGGTGGCCAAGACCGATCCGGCCGCCGGGGCGAAGGGCATCTCGCTGCTGGTGGTCGAGACCGCCCATGCCGAGGGATACCGCGTCGGCCGGCTGCTCGACAAGGTCGGCATGAAGGGCCAGGACACCGCCGAACTCTTCTTCGACGAAGTGCGCGTGCCGGTTTCGCACCGGCTCGGCGACGAGGGCGCGGGCTTCGGTTATCTCATGAAGCAGCTCGCGCACGAGCGCCTGATCGTCGCGGTCTGCGCGGCCGCGGCAACCCAGGCCGCCGTCCGGCTGACGGTGCACTACACCAAGGAGCGTCAGGCCTTCGGCGCACCGCTGTTCGATATGCAGAACACTCGCTTCGAACTCGCCGAATGCGCCACGCTCGCACAGGTATCCCGCGTTTTCGTCGACAACTGCATCGAACGCCATCTGCGCGGTGAACTCGACGGCGCCACCGCGTCCATGGCGAAGGCGTACAGCACCGATATTCAGGGGCAGGTCGTCGACCGCTGTGTCCAGCTCTTCGGCGGCTACGGCTACATGCTGGAGTACCCGATCGCCCGCATGTACGCCGACGCCCGCGTCCAGCGCATCTACGCGGGCGCCAATGAAGTGATGAAGGAACTCATCGCCCGTTCGCTCTGA
- a CDS encoding TetR/AcrR family transcriptional regulator — protein MTSGPEATTVIGPARGTRPANRRELIVRAASELFYRKGYATVGMGEVAAAVAIGPSALYRHFRGKQDLLATVLGTALTTIDAALAETAADDIGASLAAETLAHRHVGVLWRREGRHLSAEHRAAFRTLTQRILARLTELVRERRPELNAVEADLLARCALAVADSMSFHSLSLPEPGFTALLDELVSAAVDTPIALPEVAANQAGKKRLSMTRSRREAILAEAAKLFARQGFTGVSVDDIGEAVGITGPSVYNHFPGKADILLAVVFRGNEWLRMDMSRAFARASDAGDGLDRLLRSYGGFVAENPDLVQILVSETMHLPDADRHRARAAQHSYIAEWVGLARRVHPDWDPIGARVRVQAAQTVLNELALTTRVRAVPGADAAVLAVGAVLLAIR, from the coding sequence ATGACGAGCGGCCCGGAGGCGACCACTGTCATCGGGCCTGCCCGTGGCACCCGCCCGGCCAATCGGCGCGAGCTGATCGTCCGGGCGGCCTCGGAGCTGTTCTACCGCAAGGGTTATGCCACCGTCGGTATGGGCGAGGTCGCCGCGGCGGTGGCCATCGGGCCGTCCGCGCTCTATCGCCACTTCCGCGGCAAACAGGATCTGCTCGCCACCGTGCTCGGTACTGCCCTGACCACCATCGACGCCGCCCTGGCGGAGACCGCCGCGGACGATATCGGCGCGAGCCTCGCCGCCGAAACCCTCGCGCACCGGCATGTGGGAGTGCTGTGGCGGCGCGAGGGCAGGCATCTGTCCGCCGAGCACCGGGCCGCGTTCCGCACTCTCACCCAGCGGATCCTCGCCCGCCTCACCGAGCTGGTGCGCGAGCGCCGCCCGGAGCTGAACGCGGTGGAGGCGGATCTGCTCGCGCGCTGTGCGCTGGCGGTGGCCGACAGCATGTCGTTCCACAGTCTGTCGCTGCCCGAACCCGGATTCACCGCGCTGCTGGACGAACTCGTCTCGGCGGCGGTGGACACCCCGATCGCGCTGCCCGAGGTCGCCGCGAATCAGGCCGGGAAGAAGCGTCTTTCGATGACCAGATCACGGCGCGAAGCGATTCTCGCCGAGGCGGCGAAACTCTTCGCTCGCCAGGGTTTCACCGGTGTGAGCGTGGACGATATCGGGGAGGCCGTCGGCATCACCGGGCCCAGCGTCTACAACCATTTCCCCGGCAAGGCCGATATCCTGCTGGCCGTGGTGTTCCGCGGCAACGAGTGGCTGCGGATGGATATGAGCCGCGCCTTCGCCCGGGCCTCCGACGCCGGTGACGGACTGGACCGGTTGTTGCGCAGCTATGGCGGCTTTGTCGCGGAGAATCCCGATCTGGTCCAGATCCTGGTCTCGGAGACCATGCATCTGCCCGACGCCGATCGGCACCGCGCCCGCGCCGCGCAGCACTCGTACATCGCCGAATGGGTGGGCCTCGCCCGCCGCGTGCATCCGGACTGGGATCCGATCGGCGCCCGTGTCCGGGTGCAGGCCGCGCAGACGGTATTGAACGAACTCGCCCTGACCACTCGCGTTCGAGCGGTGCCGGGCGCGGATGCGGCCGTACTGGCCGTCGGCGCGGTTCTACTGGCGATCCGATAG
- a CDS encoding DUF2631 domain-containing protein: MAATELESAHSAGVVTKVDTAEVPSAAWGWSGESRRTFRTAGWVVVVILLAMLIGNHKGKIEDIYLVGFAVAIAGILIRDSLLQRKPR; this comes from the coding sequence GTGGCCGCCACGGAACTGGAATCCGCCCACAGCGCCGGAGTCGTCACCAAGGTCGACACCGCCGAGGTTCCGTCCGCCGCATGGGGCTGGAGCGGCGAGTCGCGTCGCACCTTCCGCACCGCCGGCTGGGTTGTCGTCGTCATTCTGCTCGCCATGCTGATCGGTAACCACAAGGGCAAGATCGAGGACATCTACCTGGTCGGATTCGCCGTCGCCATTGCCGGCATCCTGATCCGCGACTCCCTGCTGCAGCGCAAGCCGCGCTAG